The uncultured Cohaesibacter sp. genome includes a window with the following:
- a CDS encoding peptidoglycan-binding protein, whose amino-acid sequence MLSLSLKSPRTGGTVPRRTRSRLAPLLMATIALHVGIGLSPALAQSSPMTAGESFLTRFSGLIDTGAGMTINPDGVVGSIYNINQPAAEAMGQKLGSIISRFDVLASDVGQVFGIALDPETSDIYLSASSAYGLFRTADNVDWADGMWGPGGSPGTIWRLRAETGYTPEIFADINLAGRANTGAALGNIAIDRQNRQLFVTDLETGMIHRLSLADGSELGLYDHGEMGRVNFADQTEAGEASLAPVSFNPGTGALVDTCPFGVFAETPGCWNFADFRRRVFGVAVRKDDATGTSRLFYSVWGSQGFGHPAWAAASSYEKQNSLWSVGLLDDGSLDHSDIRREALLPEFFTNPADKAAKGPSHAVSDIAFPACSKPDSLLVAERSGIRTTGLGGLTPPTYENESRLVRYGLDGFGAWKFDGHYEIGYPKRAADPEDRANTAGGVTFAYGYDATGLIDTTQPDAFIWSSGNQLCKAGVPCFDPATGDFTDASQVDGMQGFPSNSPTGRFGGTSAAAVVPTTSYMIDADSDFVTPKLGEIGDIEVLQQCEPVDFAQPTPPPPPPPPPPVDDYFDLQLTKRHPGGPCKPGQSCAFIIKVTNVGSTDFNGPLYVSDKLPAGTIFDSAAAPWSCSTAGTKVDCYHPPLFLSSGDSIDLFMKVHVPLALSKKKSIRNCAAIKWMMTEPLTNVEIQKALSLAGYVVGPIDGVLGAQTIAAIKQFQLDNGLAPTGHVNQAFINALFGGDFGNGDMNPANDKDCAVVPLKPTCEMNDLVGQWPDCRPPLRPCPPGWIGNYQPNCKPPIVRPDPTCESKGMVGQWPNCKPLRVRCPKGWIGKYQPNCKRPIVRPRPTCESKGMVGKWPNCHPQRVRCPKGWIGKYQPNCKRPDIKPRPTCASKGMVGNWPNCKPQRVRCPKGWIGKYQPNCKRPIVKPPVIKPKPSCKSKGMVGTWPNCTRPPVRKPVLEVTPTCTSKGMVGTWPNCRPMVRKPGQPVLDQ is encoded by the coding sequence ATGCTCTCTTTATCATTGAAATCCCCTCGAACCGGAGGGACGGTGCCAAGGCGGACGAGATCGCGTCTGGCGCCGCTTCTGATGGCCACGATTGCCCTTCATGTCGGGATCGGCCTAAGCCCGGCTCTCGCCCAATCCAGCCCGATGACCGCAGGCGAAAGCTTCCTGACGCGCTTTTCCGGGCTGATCGACACCGGAGCGGGCATGACCATCAATCCCGATGGCGTGGTCGGCTCGATCTACAACATCAATCAACCAGCCGCCGAGGCGATGGGCCAGAAACTGGGGTCCATCATCAGTCGCTTCGATGTGCTGGCATCTGATGTCGGGCAGGTCTTCGGCATCGCTCTGGATCCTGAAACCTCTGACATTTACCTCTCTGCCAGCTCTGCCTACGGCCTGTTCCGCACGGCTGACAACGTCGACTGGGCCGACGGCATGTGGGGCCCAGGCGGAAGCCCCGGCACCATCTGGCGCCTGCGGGCCGAGACCGGCTACACGCCCGAGATCTTCGCCGACATCAATCTTGCCGGGCGCGCCAACACCGGAGCGGCTCTTGGCAACATCGCCATCGACCGCCAGAACCGGCAGCTGTTTGTCACCGATCTTGAAACCGGCATGATCCATCGTCTCTCTCTTGCCGATGGCAGCGAGCTCGGTCTTTACGACCATGGCGAGATGGGCCGTGTGAATTTCGCGGACCAGACCGAAGCGGGTGAAGCGAGCCTTGCTCCCGTCTCCTTCAACCCCGGCACGGGTGCGCTCGTCGACACCTGCCCGTTCGGTGTCTTTGCCGAGACGCCGGGATGCTGGAACTTTGCCGACTTCCGCCGCCGCGTCTTCGGCGTTGCCGTCCGCAAGGATGATGCAACCGGCACCAGCCGCCTGTTCTATTCCGTCTGGGGCTCTCAGGGCTTTGGCCATCCGGCCTGGGCTGCGGCGAGTTCTTATGAGAAGCAGAATTCCCTTTGGTCCGTCGGTCTGCTGGATGACGGCAGTCTTGATCACAGCGACATTCGTCGCGAGGCCCTGCTGCCGGAGTTCTTCACCAATCCGGCGGACAAGGCCGCGAAAGGGCCCAGCCATGCGGTCTCCGACATCGCCTTTCCGGCCTGCTCCAAGCCGGATAGCCTGCTGGTTGCCGAACGCAGCGGCATTCGTACCACGGGCCTTGGCGGCCTGACGCCTCCGACCTATGAGAATGAATCCCGTCTCGTTCGCTATGGCCTTGATGGCTTTGGTGCGTGGAAATTCGATGGTCATTACGAGATCGGCTACCCCAAACGTGCTGCAGACCCAGAGGATCGCGCCAACACGGCGGGCGGTGTCACGTTTGCCTATGGCTATGATGCGACAGGCCTCATCGACACCACCCAACCTGACGCGTTCATCTGGTCGAGCGGCAATCAGCTTTGCAAGGCTGGTGTGCCCTGCTTCGATCCGGCAACCGGCGACTTTACCGATGCCTCGCAGGTTGATGGCATGCAGGGCTTCCCGTCCAACTCGCCCACCGGTCGCTTCGGCGGCACGTCGGCAGCCGCCGTTGTGCCCACGACGTCCTACATGATTGATGCGGACAGTGATTTCGTCACTCCAAAACTCGGTGAAATCGGCGATATTGAAGTGTTGCAACAATGCGAGCCTGTCGATTTCGCCCAACCGACACCGCCGCCACCTCCTCCACCGCCGCCTCCGGTCGATGATTATTTCGATCTTCAGCTGACCAAGCGGCATCCCGGCGGCCCCTGCAAGCCCGGCCAGTCCTGTGCCTTCATCATCAAGGTCACCAATGTTGGCTCGACCGATTTCAACGGCCCGCTTTATGTCTCGGACAAGCTGCCTGCTGGCACGATCTTTGACAGCGCGGCGGCTCCCTGGAGCTGTTCGACAGCGGGGACCAAGGTAGATTGCTATCACCCACCGCTGTTCCTGTCTTCCGGTGACAGCATCGATCTGTTCATGAAGGTGCATGTGCCGCTTGCACTGAGCAAGAAGAAGTCGATCCGCAACTGCGCCGCGATCAAGTGGATGATGACCGAACCGTTGACCAACGTCGAGATCCAGAAGGCTCTGTCTCTTGCAGGCTATGTTGTCGGACCGATTGACGGAGTGCTCGGTGCTCAGACTATCGCCGCGATCAAGCAGTTCCAGCTCGACAACGGCCTAGCCCCGACCGGACATGTCAATCAGGCCTTCATCAATGCCCTGTTTGGCGGCGACTTCGGCAATGGGGACATGAACCCGGCCAATGACAAGGATTGCGCGGTTGTCCCTCTCAAGCCTACCTGCGAGATGAATGACCTCGTTGGTCAGTGGCCCGATTGCCGTCCTCCGCTGCGCCCATGCCCACCGGGCTGGATCGGCAATTATCAGCCGAACTGCAAGCCGCCGATCGTTCGCCCCGATCCGACTTGCGAGAGCAAGGGCATGGTAGGTCAGTGGCCAAACTGCAAGCCGCTGCGCGTGCGCTGCCCGAAAGGCTGGATTGGCAAATATCAGCCAAACTGCAAACGCCCGATCGTTAGACCGAGACCAACGTGCGAAAGCAAAGGCATGGTTGGCAAATGGCCAAACTGCCATCCTCAGCGGGTGCGTTGCCCCAAAGGCTGGATCGGCAAATATCAGCCCAATTGCAAACGCCCGGACATCAAGCCAAGACCGACGTGCGCCAGCAAGGGAATGGTTGGCAATTGGCCGAACTGCAAGCCTCAGCGAGTTCGTTGTCCCAAAGGTTGGATCGGTAAATATCAGCCGAACTGCAAACGGCCGATCGTCAAACCGCCGGTGATCAAGCCAAAACCGTCCTGCAAAAGCAAAGGCATGGTCGGCACATGGCCAAACTGCACGCGTCCGCCCGTAAGGAAGCCTGTGCTTGAGGTGACGCCGACTTGCACAAGCAAGGGCATGGTCGGCACTTGGCCAAACTGCAGACCGATGGTTCGCAAACCGGGTCAACCGGTTCTCGATCAGTAG
- a CDS encoding transglycosylase domain-containing protein, giving the protein MTPPRPPSLDDIRLSEEDRSQPTAPRKRAAKKKAAAAKKGAPAKRAPAKARNGSGGNGAGNDGGRGNGGGGRKKRSRRSGGKRTIMGRLFRVVRELLYWSVIAGLWGGIIAGCILLWYGAQLPKSTEWRIPDRPPNIQILSLDGALVANRGETGGQQVRLSSLPPYLPDAVVAIEDHRFYSHFGFDPVGFTRAMVTNVVRGRLSQGGSTLTQQLAKNLFLEHKRTIERKVQELILALWLETKFTKDEILEMYLNRVYFGSGATGVDAAARTYYNKPASMLTLSEAATIAGLLKAPSRLAPNRNPKDARERAKLVLAAMAREGFITEEEQKLALTQSVNTVARHRASSLNYIADWVMEQMPELVKDVKEDLIVETTIDMRMQNLAEAAIADEIEDEGKKYGVSQGALVAATPNGAIRALVGGKSYRESQFNRAVKAKRQPGSSFKPFVYLASLELGNRPDSLRVDEPISYNGWTPQNYSKKFMGQITLRKALALSINTIAAQLAFEVGPAQVAEVAHRLGIQSKLSDNLSIALGTAEVTPLEMVGAYLPFANGGARANPYVIQRITNKDGDVLYLNPNLPGARVIDPQILSMINSMMQETLISGTGKSALLPGRPAGGKTGTTQNYRDAWFVGYTANLVTGVWFGNDDGTPTKHASGGNIPAAAWKRFMVGAHNGMAIAGLPGVSVEQLAETRRVAGGEEKPWINPDLLPADQTPSGSSQPLPKERKGFFSRLFGN; this is encoded by the coding sequence ATGACGCCTCCCCGTCCTCCTTCTCTTGATGACATCCGCCTTAGTGAAGAGGATCGCAGTCAACCGACTGCCCCGAGAAAACGCGCTGCCAAAAAGAAAGCCGCGGCCGCCAAAAAGGGTGCGCCTGCAAAGCGCGCTCCGGCAAAGGCCCGGAACGGGTCTGGTGGCAATGGGGCTGGTAATGATGGAGGCCGGGGCAACGGTGGTGGTGGCCGCAAGAAGCGAAGCAGACGCTCGGGCGGCAAACGTACGATCATGGGACGCCTCTTCCGCGTCGTGCGGGAGCTACTCTATTGGTCCGTGATTGCGGGCCTCTGGGGCGGCATCATCGCAGGCTGTATTCTTTTGTGGTACGGGGCCCAGCTGCCGAAATCGACCGAATGGCGCATTCCGGATCGGCCACCCAACATCCAGATTCTATCTCTTGACGGTGCCCTTGTTGCCAACCGGGGTGAGACAGGAGGTCAACAGGTCCGTCTGTCCTCGCTGCCACCTTATCTGCCAGACGCGGTCGTCGCCATCGAGGATCATCGCTTCTATTCGCATTTCGGATTTGATCCGGTCGGCTTCACCCGAGCGATGGTCACCAACGTGGTTCGCGGGCGCCTGTCGCAGGGTGGCTCGACGCTGACCCAGCAGCTCGCCAAGAACCTGTTCCTTGAACACAAGCGGACCATCGAGCGCAAGGTTCAGGAGCTGATCCTCGCACTGTGGCTCGAGACCAAATTCACCAAGGATGAGATCCTCGAGATGTATCTCAACAGGGTCTATTTCGGCTCCGGTGCAACCGGGGTGGATGCGGCGGCCAGGACCTATTACAACAAACCGGCCTCGATGCTGACCCTTTCGGAGGCGGCGACTATCGCCGGGCTTCTGAAGGCCCCGTCGCGCCTTGCGCCCAATCGCAATCCAAAGGATGCCCGTGAGCGCGCCAAACTGGTGCTTGCTGCCATGGCACGGGAAGGCTTCATCACCGAAGAAGAGCAGAAACTGGCTCTGACGCAGTCGGTCAACACCGTCGCCCGGCACCGGGCAAGCTCGCTCAACTATATTGCCGACTGGGTGATGGAGCAGATGCCGGAGCTGGTCAAGGACGTCAAGGAAGACCTGATCGTCGAGACGACCATCGACATGCGGATGCAAAATCTGGCCGAGGCGGCAATTGCCGACGAAATCGAGGACGAAGGCAAGAAATACGGCGTGTCTCAGGGGGCGCTGGTTGCGGCGACGCCGAACGGGGCGATCCGGGCTCTCGTGGGTGGCAAGTCCTATCGCGAAAGCCAGTTCAACCGCGCCGTCAAGGCCAAACGCCAGCCGGGCAGCTCGTTCAAGCCCTTTGTCTATCTCGCCTCGCTCGAACTGGGCAACCGGCCTGACAGCCTTCGGGTCGATGAGCCTATTTCCTACAATGGCTGGACACCGCAGAACTATTCGAAAAAGTTCATGGGCCAGATCACCCTGAGGAAGGCGCTCGCCCTGTCGATCAACACCATCGCGGCCCAACTCGCCTTTGAAGTGGGGCCGGCACAGGTGGCGGAGGTGGCGCATCGTCTCGGTATTCAGTCCAAGCTCAGCGACAATCTCTCGATTGCCCTTGGCACCGCAGAGGTGACACCGCTCGAAATGGTCGGCGCCTATCTGCCCTTTGCCAATGGCGGAGCGCGGGCCAATCCCTATGTCATCCAGCGGATCACCAACAAGGATGGCGACGTCCTCTATCTCAATCCGAACTTGCCCGGCGCGCGGGTGATAGATCCGCAGATCCTGTCGATGATCAATTCGATGATGCAGGAAACCCTGATTTCCGGCACCGGCAAGTCGGCGCTGTTGCCCGGCCGGCCGGCAGGCGGCAAGACCGGCACGACGCAGAATTATCGGGACGCTTGGTTCGTGGGCTATACCGCCAATCTTGTCACCGGGGTCTGGTTCGGCAATGACGATGGAACACCGACCAAGCATGCATCTGGCGGCAATATTCCCGCCGCGGCCTGGAAACGGTTCATGGTTGGCGCGCACAATGGCATGGCTATCGCCGGGCTTCCCGGTGTCAGTGTGGAGCAGTTGGCCGAAACCCGCCGGGTGGCTGGCGGAGAAGAGAAACCGTGGATCAATCCCGACCTTCTCCCCGCGGATCAAACCCCGTCCGGCTCGTCCCAGCCGCTGCCGAAGGAACGCAAGGGCTTCTTCTCGCGTCTGTTCGGTAACTAG
- a CDS encoding acyltransferase family protein, producing the protein MAPAPASSKQRVEWVDLAKGLTILLVVIMHSTGGVELQLNDEGWMHHVLAFATPFRMPVFFAVAGLFAAKAITKDWRTFLDSKFIHFAYFYVIWMTIQFVFKAPFFMQDLGADGTLAYYVASFVQPFGLLWFIYLLPIYFLVLRLTKPLPTLAQVALAIACKAYLTHTGINVVDFFSKYYVFFLAGHFGRELWFTLARFAGEQKLLSVALLAVWALVNGFVVYQGYSEILPVTILMGVLGFMAVINLMAILPHAGPAQILRFCGQRSLPIYLGFFLPMGISRLVLTRFTDILDAGTIAFLVSMSAIFGAVIMYQAVKSLKIGTFLYKRPDWARLGQRRAELVPAE; encoded by the coding sequence ATGGCGCCAGCACCAGCATCCAGCAAACAGCGCGTCGAGTGGGTTGATCTTGCCAAAGGGCTGACGATCCTGCTCGTGGTCATCATGCATTCCACCGGAGGGGTTGAGCTACAACTCAATGACGAAGGCTGGATGCATCACGTGCTGGCCTTTGCAACGCCGTTCCGGATGCCGGTCTTCTTTGCCGTTGCCGGGCTCTTCGCCGCCAAGGCAATCACCAAGGACTGGCGCACGTTCCTTGATAGCAAATTCATCCACTTTGCCTATTTCTACGTGATCTGGATGACGATCCAGTTTGTCTTCAAGGCGCCCTTCTTCATGCAGGACCTTGGGGCCGACGGTACGCTCGCCTATTACGTCGCCTCGTTTGTGCAGCCCTTCGGCCTGTTGTGGTTCATCTACCTGCTGCCGATCTATTTCCTCGTGCTTCGCCTGACCAAGCCGCTGCCAACGCTGGCACAGGTCGCGTTGGCGATCGCCTGCAAGGCCTATCTCACGCACACCGGCATCAATGTGGTCGACTTCTTCTCGAAATATTATGTCTTCTTCCTTGCCGGTCACTTCGGCCGCGAGCTGTGGTTCACGCTGGCCCGCTTCGCCGGTGAGCAGAAGCTGCTTTCCGTCGCCTTGCTTGCCGTCTGGGCGCTGGTCAACGGCTTCGTGGTCTATCAGGGCTATAGCGAGATCCTGCCGGTGACTATTCTCATGGGTGTTCTGGGCTTCATGGCGGTGATCAACCTCATGGCGATCCTGCCCCATGCAGGCCCGGCGCAGATCCTTCGCTTCTGTGGCCAGCGGTCCCTGCCGATCTATCTGGGATTCTTCTTGCCGATGGGGATTTCGCGGCTTGTCCTGACCCGCTTCACCGACATCCTCGATGCAGGCACCATTGCCTTTCTGGTCTCGATGTCGGCGATCTTCGGTGCCGTGATCATGTATCAGGCGGTCAAGAGCCTCAAGATCGGGACCTTCCTCTACAAAAGGCCCGACTGGGCGCGTCTTGGACAGCGCCGCGCCGAACTGGTCCCTGCCGAATAG
- a CDS encoding SprT family zinc-dependent metalloprotease, which yields MRKPGSARSSGSLPQVIRLNHDSGPIDVKLKHNARARRLILRLDSRTGEPVATCPPGVSTLKIGQFLQAHVEWLVDKQQLRQPNVPFENGAIIPVRDIPHRLQHVGQRRGTVRLLEQRDEHVLMVSGEEQHMRRRVTDWLKKEARIDLLEAVDRHAEAIGIKPSAVRIKDTTSRWGSCSSSRELAFSWRVIMAPPFVLDYLAAHEVAHLREMNHSQRFWDHVEDLCPEFEEGRAWLRQHGRQLHTYGIE from the coding sequence TTGCGTAAACCCGGATCTGCTCGATCGTCAGGCTCTCTGCCGCAGGTGATCCGCCTCAATCACGACAGCGGACCGATTGACGTCAAGCTCAAGCACAACGCGCGGGCGCGGCGATTGATCCTGCGGCTCGATTCCCGCACGGGCGAACCGGTTGCCACCTGCCCGCCGGGGGTCAGTACGCTCAAGATCGGACAGTTTCTTCAGGCCCATGTGGAATGGCTCGTCGACAAGCAGCAACTGCGCCAACCCAATGTGCCGTTCGAGAACGGGGCGATCATTCCGGTGCGCGATATTCCCCACCGTCTCCAGCATGTCGGCCAGCGACGGGGCACCGTTCGCCTGCTCGAACAGCGGGACGAGCATGTTCTGATGGTCAGTGGCGAAGAGCAACATATGCGGCGACGGGTGACGGACTGGCTGAAGAAGGAAGCGCGCATCGACCTTCTGGAAGCTGTCGACCGCCATGCCGAGGCCATCGGCATCAAGCCCAGTGCCGTGCGCATCAAGGATACGACAAGCCGCTGGGGCTCCTGCAGTTCCAGCCGGGAGCTGGCCTTTTCATGGCGGGTGATCATGGCGCCGCCCTTCGTGCTCGACTATCTCGCCGCGCATGAAGTCGCCCATCTGCGTGAAATGAACCATTCCCAGCGTTTCTGGGATCACGTTGAGGATCTCTGCCCCGAATTCGAAGAGGGCAGGGCATGGCTGCGTCAGCATGGCCGCCAGCTACACACTTACGGCATCGAATAG
- a CDS encoding ABC transporter ATP-binding protein: MNAERLRQRWRRFFSDPSTSRYLIYRLLAENFHLYARRYAVAFFFMAIVAATTALSAWIMRDIVNEIFISKDFKQVLIISLFVTLIFVTKGFATYVQTTTLARIGNANVANLQRQLYRHFMRQGADFFHDYPSSELITRISHNAGAARGVMDMIVTSLGRDILSLFGLVFVMVYQDPVMSIIALFIAPPAIFVVSRLVRRVKRIAKDQFISLTQTTRTMQESAQGFRIIRTFGLQDVMAARMDEAISGVEQRANKIASLSARTSPLMETLGGIAIALVILYSGWRTIIGGQTPGEFMSFLTALLLAYDPAKRLSRLQVTLESGLVGVRLMYEILDRPSRLIERDDAVELAVTDGTITFDNVSFSYAADEPVLRDLSFTIAGNKTTALVGPSGGGKSTIMGLVQRFHDVSAGAIRIDGTDLRDCTLDTLNTHIALVTQDTMLFTGTIRENIRFGRLGASDEEVIEAARNANAHDFIERLPNGYDTLIGENGASLSGGQKQRLAIARAMIKDAPIVLLDEATSALDSESEAKVQAAFDRLSKGRTTLVIAHRLSTIRNADKICVIKDGRLAEQGTHKELDAQGGLYANLVKLQFEK, translated from the coding sequence ATGAACGCCGAACGCTTGCGTCAAAGATGGCGCCGATTTTTCTCCGATCCCTCGACATCCCGATATTTGATCTATCGGCTTCTGGCAGAGAATTTCCACCTCTATGCCAGACGCTATGCGGTCGCCTTTTTCTTCATGGCCATCGTCGCGGCAACGACCGCGCTCAGCGCCTGGATCATGCGCGACATCGTCAATGAGATCTTCATTTCCAAGGACTTCAAACAGGTTCTGATCATTTCGCTGTTCGTCACGCTGATTTTTGTCACCAAGGGTTTTGCCACTTACGTCCAGACGACAACCCTCGCCCGAATCGGCAACGCCAACGTCGCCAATCTGCAACGCCAGCTCTATCGCCATTTCATGCGGCAAGGGGCGGATTTCTTCCATGACTATCCGTCGAGCGAGCTGATTACGCGCATTTCGCACAATGCCGGTGCGGCACGAGGTGTCATGGACATGATCGTCACCAGTCTTGGCCGCGACATCCTGTCGCTCTTCGGATTAGTCTTCGTGATGGTCTATCAGGACCCGGTGATGTCGATCATCGCCCTGTTCATCGCCCCCCCGGCAATCTTTGTCGTCTCCCGGCTCGTGCGCCGGGTCAAGCGCATCGCCAAGGACCAGTTCATCTCGCTCACCCAGACCACCCGCACGATGCAGGAAAGTGCCCAAGGCTTCCGGATCATCCGCACCTTCGGTCTTCAGGATGTCATGGCGGCCCGCATGGACGAGGCGATTTCCGGTGTCGAGCAGCGCGCCAACAAGATCGCCAGCCTCAGCGCCCGTACCAGTCCTCTGATGGAAACGCTGGGCGGAATCGCCATCGCTCTGGTCATTCTCTACAGCGGCTGGCGCACCATCATCGGCGGGCAGACGCCCGGCGAGTTCATGTCCTTCCTGACCGCGCTTCTGTTGGCTTACGATCCTGCCAAACGGCTGAGCCGTCTTCAGGTCACGCTCGAAAGCGGCCTTGTCGGCGTGCGCCTGATGTATGAGATCCTCGACCGTCCGAGCCGGTTGATCGAACGCGACGATGCCGTCGAGCTTGCCGTCACCGACGGGACAATCACTTTTGATAATGTGAGCTTCTCCTATGCCGCTGATGAACCGGTGCTGAGGGATCTGTCCTTCACCATCGCGGGCAACAAGACGACAGCGCTTGTCGGTCCATCGGGCGGCGGCAAGTCTACCATCATGGGGCTGGTCCAGCGCTTTCATGATGTGTCGGCCGGTGCCATCCGGATCGATGGCACGGACCTGCGCGACTGTACGCTCGATACGCTCAATACCCATATCGCTCTTGTCACACAGGATACCATGCTCTTCACCGGCACGATCCGCGAGAATATCCGTTTCGGCCGTCTCGGTGCCAGCGATGAAGAGGTGATAGAGGCGGCCCGAAACGCCAATGCGCACGACTTCATCGAGCGCCTGCCGAATGGCTACGACACTCTGATCGGCGAGAATGGGGCGTCCCTGTCCGGCGGCCAGAAGCAACGGCTTGCCATCGCGCGCGCCATGATCAAGGATGCTCCCATCGTGCTGCTGGACGAAGCAACCTCGGCGCTTGATTCCGAATCCGAGGCCAAGGTGCAGGCCGCCTTTGATCGCCTGAGCAAGGGCCGGACGACACTGGTCATCGCCCACCGTCTGTCGACCATTCGCAATGCCGACAAGATTTGCGTCATCAAGGACGGACGTCTTGCCGAGCAAGGCACCCACAAGGAACTTGACGCTCAGGGCGGTCTTTATGCCAATCTGGTCAAGCTGCAATTCGAGAAATAG
- a CDS encoding DeoR family transcriptional regulator, protein MHNLPASGMRPEHSGLNQRQTRIVEKARAEGFVSIDDLAGEYDVTPQTIRRDIKLLCDQGILRRYHGGASLVSNTRNVDYSRRRELMKIQKEDIGRMVAEHIPDGASLFLNIGTTAEAVAAALLGHKNLRVVTNNINVASLLSQREDFEITIAGGRVRSRDLAVVGEATIGFINQFKVDFGIIGISGIDEDGTLLDFDYREVRVAEAIMENSRTVYLATDHTKFGRRAMVKLGHLSDLDGLFIDQLPPSPYAELLGEANIAVHVASEGYPDAGELDEEDYEDED, encoded by the coding sequence ATGCACAATTTGCCCGCAAGTGGGATGAGACCCGAACATTCCGGGCTGAATCAGCGCCAGACTCGCATTGTCGAGAAGGCCCGGGCCGAAGGATTCGTCAGCATCGACGATCTGGCGGGCGAGTATGATGTCACGCCCCAGACCATTCGCCGCGACATCAAGCTTTTGTGCGATCAGGGCATTCTGCGCCGCTACCACGGCGGAGCCAGTTTGGTCTCCAACACCCGCAACGTTGACTACAGCCGCCGCCGCGAGTTGATGAAGATCCAGAAGGAAGACATCGGGCGCATGGTGGCCGAGCATATTCCAGACGGGGCCTCGCTGTTTCTCAACATCGGCACCACTGCCGAGGCGGTTGCCGCCGCGCTGCTTGGCCACAAGAACCTCAGGGTCGTGACCAACAACATCAACGTGGCTTCCCTGCTCAGCCAGCGCGAGGACTTCGAGATCACCATTGCCGGAGGGCGGGTGCGGTCGCGTGATCTGGCCGTCGTCGGCGAGGCGACCATCGGTTTCATCAACCAGTTCAAGGTGGATTTCGGCATCATCGGCATCTCGGGCATCGACGAGGATGGCACGCTGCTCGATTTCGACTATCGCGAGGTTCGGGTGGCCGAGGCGATCATGGAAAATTCGCGCACGGTTTATCTGGCGACCGATCACACCAAGTTTGGCCGCCGGGCCATGGTCAAGCTCGGGCATCTGTCCGATCTCGACGGTCTCTTCATCGACCAGTTGCCTCCGTCTCCCTATGCTGAATTGCTTGGTGAGGCCAACATCGCTGTCCATGTGGCAAGCGAGGGTTATCCCGATGCGGGTGAACTGGATGAAGAAGACTACGAGGACGAGGACTGA